Proteins from one Falco cherrug isolate bFalChe1 chromosome 7, bFalChe1.pri, whole genome shotgun sequence genomic window:
- the FAM174B gene encoding membrane protein FAM174B isoform X1 → MRSAGPLLLLSACLLLPLLLPAAPGARGSQEPPAAGNGSRLPAEPAGAPGNHSGARLSPVPALLRDLSALKAAVIGACALTAALIACLLLRVFRSGKRIKKTRKYDIITTPAERVEMAPLNEEDDEDEDSTVFDVKYRRD, encoded by the exons ATGCGCTCCGCCGggccgctgctgctgctctcggcctgcctgctgctgccgctgctgctgccggccGCGCCCGGCGCCCGCGGCAGCCAGGAACCGCCGGCGGCGGGGAACGGCAGCCGCCTGCCAGCCGAGCCGGCCGGCGCGCCCGGCAACCACAGCGGGGCCCGGCTCAGCCCCGTGCCCGCGCTGCTGCGCGACCTCTCGGCGCTGAAGGCCGCCGTCATCGGGGCCTGCGCCCTCACGGCCGCGCTCATCGCCTGCCTCCTGCTCCGCGTCTTCAG GTCTGGCAAGAGGATTAAGAAAACCAGGAAGTACGACATAATCACTACTCCAGCCGAGCGGGTAGAAATGGCTCCTCTGAATGAAGAAGACGATGAGGATGAAGACTCAACAGTGTTTGATGTGAAATACAG gagggaTTAA
- the FAM174B gene encoding membrane protein FAM174B isoform X2 — protein sequence MRSAGPLLLLSACLLLPLLLPAAPGARGSQEPPAAGNGSRLPAEPAGAPGNHSGARLSPVPALLRDLSALKAAVIGACALTAALIACLLLRVFRSGKRIKKTRKYDIITTPAERVEMAPLNEEDDEDEDSTVFDVKYR from the exons ATGCGCTCCGCCGggccgctgctgctgctctcggcctgcctgctgctgccgctgctgctgccggccGCGCCCGGCGCCCGCGGCAGCCAGGAACCGCCGGCGGCGGGGAACGGCAGCCGCCTGCCAGCCGAGCCGGCCGGCGCGCCCGGCAACCACAGCGGGGCCCGGCTCAGCCCCGTGCCCGCGCTGCTGCGCGACCTCTCGGCGCTGAAGGCCGCCGTCATCGGGGCCTGCGCCCTCACGGCCGCGCTCATCGCCTGCCTCCTGCTCCGCGTCTTCAG GTCTGGCAAGAGGATTAAGAAAACCAGGAAGTACGACATAATCACTACTCCAGCCGAGCGGGTAGAAATGGCTCCTCTGAATGAAGAAGACGATGAGGATGAAGACTCAACAGTGTTTGATGTGAAATACAG